The DNA segment aaaaaaagaagtaaactacaaataaaaaaagaaaaaagaaggaaaaaagaaatcaagtgAAGCTGGCACCCTAGCTGAGTCCGCTCTCACAACCCCTACACCAAGTTTGGCTGGGTCTAGACTAAGAGCTAATGCAGTCCGAATCATGACTTAGACCAACACTcctaaaaatttaacttgttttgagcaAGACCTTTTTTTGAGTATCGAGTTGGCTTGTTTTGAGCAAGACCTTTTATTGAGTATCGAGTTGGAATTTTACTAACTTTTTTGGCTTCTGTAGAAATAGCTCTTGAGTGTAGTAGTGAGAGGGGAAGGAGGTCtatttataagagagagagggggaaccCCCTCAAGATTGActaaacttttcttcttctctctctctctctctccctttttcaaCTCAAAACCATATGTTAAAATCAtcatttcaatcaaattttgCTCGCTACAGATGAGCGTGTTGAATAAACAACATGAGAAtatgaaaaggagaaaacacTATTTTAATCAGTATTCTAAAACTTGATATAAATAGGAAATGTTCGTTTCAGCTAAGCCCGGGCCCTGGGCCGtcgccgggtacccggcccagGTACTTGTTTCACATAATCGGGCTTCATTCCGTTGTGCCCGGCCCCGCCTGACGTTATAACGGGCTGGGTCCGGGTTAGGTTAACAGGCCCGTTGGGGCCCATTACCTGTCGACTCTTCTTTTTTACTCTTCGAAACTTTTATGAAATGCCTTTAGGATTTAGGGTTTCCAAGTTTCGACAAGAGAAAGAGCTGTGCTGAGCCTGGACGCCGCCACCGTCGCCGCACCGCCGGTTCGCCACCTTCGCCGTCGACTTCAGGTACACCACCGGCACAGAGCTTCTGCAGCAGAAGTTCACTTCTGTCTCACTCCTCCTTCCTCGCTCCCGACTGTCCCGTTTGAGTTTTGcctaacctctctctctctctctctctctctctctttctctccctctctatctaaCACGCATAATCTAGAAAGGGGTTTTAGGTTGTTCGGTTGATCAGTTTTTGAGCTTTTAATGGTAGAAGTGCTTCACGCATTTTGTTTACTAGGGTTTTGCTTCGTGCATTTTGTTTACCTAGGGTTTTGCTTCCCATCATTAAACCaccttctctgtctctctctgtctgtttTAGATTGCTTTCTTTTCAATGTAAAATTTGACAACAGTGTTTTGtgtattgaaaaagaataaTACGTAAAAAGGGAGTTTGGTAATGGTTTCCCATCTTTTTCTTCTAGTTTCTTTGAGGAAGCAAGCTTAAGGAATCAAAAATCTGAAATTGTATAGGAATGCAGTGCTTCATGGAAGACGAAAGGCCTAGCGTCTCAAAATCCCATCataaatcaaagcaaaattCCTTGAGGTAGCCGTCATTGAAGATGTTTTTTAGGTGGCATAGTTATTACATGAAACTTTACTGTAACTTACAGTCTTGAAACAATTTAAAAGAGTTGAAACAATTTAAATGAGATTAAAAAACAAGGCCGACCTGGCAGTTAACaaaacgggccgggtcgggcctcAAATGTGGTTGATCAGGCCCGGCCCAataataatcgggccgggtaGCGGGCCAATCCTATCCAAATCCGGGCCGTAAATGGCATTAACTAAACGGGctgggccagcccggcccgatgcccagcccacTGATTTTGACTTTGTCTTTGCCGAAGCACCCATCAAAAAATTTCACACGTTGAAAGTGTTTATTTGCCAATTGACATTAAGCATGGACTAAGAAAATCATGATACATTTTTGACACATGTAGATTATGGATATGGGTTTGATGTTGAGATCCAGATTTTGGTTTATATCCAAGAAATTAAGATGGGTCTGAATACGGTATTGGAATTTGGATAATGATTTGATATCCAAGAtctgaaatgaaaataatggatctggatctataaAGATAGATTAGACCAgagacttggatatgagattGGGACATGGAAATAAAACTTTGATAGATCTTCTGGATCAAAAATATGAACTGGAGATCTATAATAACATGGACCTAGACTTGGCTTGAGCTGAACTAGGTGGATTCAAGTTGCGTGACATGGACTATACCTAGGCCAggtttagtttttgaaaaactgGGTTTAGACCGTAGCTAGGCCCAGGCTCAACCTAGGTGCTATCTTTAGAAAACTCAGTTTTAATGAGAAACTAGGGCATACTATGCCTAGGCTCAAGGCCCACTGAATCCATGAAATGTATATGAAAAGCTGACGTACGTTCATATGGCTctggttttataaaaaaatatgtgcacGGTGGCAAATAACGAAAATACCTTGATTTTAGGCTGAAATGGGTTCGAATAAATGGATGAGCATGAACTAATGTTTTagaatcaacaaaaatcataaaCCAAGGTCTATGCGACCTATACTCTATGTTTCTGCAGAAGAATAtggccaaaaaagaaaataagcattttACCCCTATGTACATTTTGGAGCTCTGGATGAATTTTCTTGATCAAGCTGAACCAACCTATGGCTAGGCGCTTAAATAGGCTTCGTTAAAATCTTGCTGAAAGGTTCCTCTTGAAATTCTGCTCTAAAAATCAGAAACAATTTTTTATCAATGTGTATGTGGCATGTTTATAAAGGGAAATTAAGGAAGGCTATAAAACCTGATTTTTATTGGAATTTTTACTAATGGAGCTCCGGGAACTTGGAAAAGTTACTTACATGTAAGTACATGATGAAAGATCATAACAGTTCACATGAATTTTGCACATTTGTacattttgctttttgtttatACATGTATATGGCGTGGGTTTGTCTAAATCGCTCCCTTAAATCTGCATAGTTATAACGAGCTCATCGTTAAAATAGAGTAGAGCATATTATCTATCTAGGACAGGACGAGCTATGCGCTAACTATGCAGGTAGATATTGTATTGTGCCCCAGGATAGATGATGTCATATGCTACTTCTGTAGGCAAAAAAAATCACAGGTACTTGTACACTTCCGTTGCTCTACATGGTTTGCATGAATTTCGCTTCTATGGCATTGTGGCATCAGACCAAGACTAGTTTAATTTTTTCCTGAAACATGATTTCATTTAAGATTTCCTGTTTTCATAGTTAGATTTGATTCTCAGTCTCATCTAGGCTTGGGGCATGGGGTAGCTAATCTGCTCTATTCTTTTCTCTCATGCATTTCAACATTTAAATTCTTAGTTTGTGATCTTTTCTTTAATATACTCAAGCATATAGTTCATTTCTTGCTTAATCATAGAGTGCCTAGGATCATGCATATACATCGGATTTCAAAACATGCACTTAGATTTAGAACCCATGTAGGGATTACGTTTGACTGACTACTACCATGCTCCACGACACTAGTCCTCGGTTCAACATAGTCCCTACAAGGACACACTTTCTAAATCATAGTTTACGAGGCAAACATTTTTAAAGCCGAACCTCTTTCTCAaaaacatacttttaaaaatcataGGACATATATACATAAGATCCTACCTTAGGTAACCTAAGTCGGTCTTCTAGGGTCTAGCCTAGATCGACTCTGAAACCCGCACCTGATGAACCTATACTTTCGAACTAGATCCTTGGCCAACCTGTTTGAACCCACTTGAATACTTAATGAAGACTGGCTCATTTAGGCACTGGACAATATCAAGTCTTAGATGTTAGATCATAGCACAGTCCTTGATCTGATGATTATCTCTAGTAAAGTCCCATCTCTTGAGTTTCCGCATAGGGATATAGAAACCAGAAAAGTAATATATTTTCCCATCTACAAATGGTTTACATGTGAAGTTGATAAAAGTTTGGCATGTGAACAATGGCCACCCCCAAAAGATATGAATTTCTTACATTTGGATGGCAACGTGTGAGAAAGCTTCCATTGTAGTTATCAACTAGCCTTCCTTGCCTTCTGATGGGAAATACATGTGACATCAGCTGTCACCATTTTGCCAAGCAAAAATCATGtgagaaaaatatgttttaaaaccATACTAGAGTAATAAGTGCATGCTTTTATTTAGTGAACACATCAGCATTAGATGtcaatttaaatttcatttgaacAATGTAGCCTTTGTATGCTTGGTTTGTAATATAAAAACCGAGGTAGATCTCAGATGGATGTTTTGCCTTGGGTAATATTATTAACACTCCAGGTCCCTGGACAATCACATGCTTGATCTAAGTCATCTAAAGGCGAAGCTATGATTCGGGCTTTGGCAGCCAGTGATAGAACACTCGTTCCACTTTACTGCTCCatcaatctttgaaatatatTCACGACATACTCACATACGACATACTCACACAGTGCTCCATTTACCAAGTAATCAGTGTCTTCACGCCGTTTCGATGGTATTTCTAGTCCAGGACACGTAAGATCTCCTTCAGTATCTCTTAAATTTATAATAAACTAAAGAGCAGCAAAAAACAGGATTTTCAACACAAAAGTTCTATCATAGAGATGTACTAATTGTGGCCTATAAAAGATTCaatattgttctttttttacCATCTTTCATTGGTGTTTTTGTGGATTTGGAAACAAATTCatcttggttttggttttgttCATCCAGGAATTCCCTCCAacaaaaaagcttgatccagAAATTTGGGAACTTTCGGCACGCCATAGTCTGTCGTGCGCTTTACATAAAACCAATTTCTGTAGTTCATATATGTTGCAGCAGATGAGTCAAATGGAATCCAAAATTCATTAAATGGGTGCCAAATGAAACTAGATCATCCTTATGCCTAtatattgaataaaaaaaaaaatcctttctaCCGTGAAAGTCATTAGCCCGACAAGTTGATTAAAGTTTGGAATTTCTGCAAGAAGCTTCTAATTTGAGGCTGGCGAACTCTACATTTTCCCTCTTACGAGCGTAAATGCATGGATGAATTGAGCATGTTATGTACGGCAAAATAGGCATACAACAACGTAAAAGCAtataaaatcaatcaatatgCATGGTGGAATGCAAAATAATGCATGAAATTATTTGcattttaaaaagacaaaaccTTGGAAATAAGGATTGAGATTAAATCAAGGGCTGAGTTGCACAATTTTGTGCACTTAGATCCTAGTTGTGGAAAACAAATCATGGATAATAAATATAGGATTTGGATTCAGGATTTGATGAAAGATTTGATATGAAATATGGGGCATCCCCATTTGGGTCCCCCAGGGTTCAAGTGGGCTTAGACTAGGCTAACCTGCTAGGTTTGGTGTCACCTAGGTCAAACGACATTGGTTATAGACTCAGTTTAGTAGGCTCGAGCATATTGAGCTAAAATTGGATTGAATTAGACCTAGGTGAACTCTGAGCATGAACATGTTGGTTATCGGTTCAGAACTAGGTTGGGTAAGTTATGCAGGTCAAAGCTGGCCTGGGTTTGACTAAGGTGAGCCTGGGCTGGCAAACAAGGATCAATGGGCCTAGCCAGATTCAGTTTAATGAGTCAGCTGTGTTCAAGAAGGTTTAGGCAAGTTTGAGATAAGTTGGCTCAGGCGTAGCTCGATGTTGGACGACTAGGCTCAACACTGGGCACCACACGTCAATACTGAGACCCATGTtgattcaataaaatcaaatacCAGCCAATGGGGTGCATGAGttggaaaaaatggaaatataaaGGTTAAATTAAATTCCAAGCTGCCCGCCCTTGCATGAATTAAGTGAAATGTTATTTTGCCCTTAGCATAGAGTACTACAATTGATTGAATCTATCCGGGCAAACTCAAGACGTACGTGGGCGTCTGTCCTAGCCTAAGCCTAGTTCAGGTCCTATGTCCAGACTCTTCTCGGTTTATTTAAAAAACCAGTTTTTCTAAACATTGTGAACTGAAAACGAAAATAGATATGGGAAAGTGAGGAGTAAATTAGGAAAGGGAGTGGTTGGCAAATCCTGGATGGAGTTTTAGCATGTTGAGCCGCTCTCAAGTATGATTAATTGAGAAATTGCagaattttgatgaaaattttactaAGATGGGTTCTTGATATATTCGAAAGTGAAGTGGCCAAATTGAAATTGAGTAAAGCATACAATGTTAGTGGATTTATAAAACTAAAATTGAACTTGATTAAGAAGTTTGAACTAAAATTAAGGAAAGGGCAGATATATCTAAGCCTAATCCCAGCTCGACTCCCCTTGGTTGATTCGGAATTGAGCTCGAACATGAAAATGGAGTGAAATGAGCTTGTGGAGTGACCTTCAAAGGGTGCGGCCGATTGCAACTGAGCTGGATTGAATTGGAAAGAAATAAGAGGAGCACATGCAAGCTAAAAATACTAGTTTTAATAATGCCTAAGTTGAGTtcaaaacaaaccaaataaaGGTTGGGTTGTCCCTAAATGATTAGTTTCGAGGGTTATCCTAGGAAATAAGGGTAAAATGGTAAATTTTccttggggggggggggggggggggactgACATAGCAGGTTAGGTTTTCCCTAGGTCTGAGGTGGTGAAAGTTTATAAGTGGGTAAAATGGGTTAGACTAATTAACGCTATTCCAGGGTCAAGGACTACACAGAttgaaattaattgaaaactATCCTACAAAATAGGGAGGTAGAGGgtttgaatgaaaatttgagGAGTGGAAAATTTTAGGGTGTTCCCAGTTGCCGCCTCTTCTAGAACCCcactctttcttctctctctctctctctctctccctcacatCATTATCTATACATGCATTAACCATCATTTAGATTTATGTGTAATTCATTACCATGCATTACACCTCATCACATTTTAGTCTGGGCCGGATAGCATTTCATGTGCATTCCTCTTAAATTGGGTTGcacttttaattgttttaattgTGTTAGAATTCGGCCAGAGATCCCCCGCTTAGTGCATGAAATAGGTCTTTgtaaaaattgttgaacatctTTGAGAAGTAGAATTTCAGTAATCTTGTAGGTGACACTTCATGTGTATTTCCATTGAGTTTCAAATTCCAATTGTTATGACAACTTGATCACCGAGTCCATTATCCCTAGACCAATTTCCATTTAATTTGGACTTGATATGATAGTTTTTAGAGGACAATTTGTGAACTACCTCTTAGGACAGAATTGAGACATGATTTTGTAGAGCTTAAGATGCATATAGGatttgtaaatgattttttagtTCTGTAAATTACGTTAATTTCACATTTTGCGCcaggaagaaatttttttatgatctATTTTATGGAATTTAGACATGTTTTGGCTGCGGAAAAGGAATCTAATTCTTGGATGCCTGtttgaataatgttttttgtgaattttattcAACTCATCACTATAAGTGGAGATCAGTAGGTGCATagtcttcaatatatatataatctttaaATACTTCATCATCATAAAACGCATCATCAACCAACAGTATTGGCATAAACATGGCCGATATGTACACATATGGTATAGCAAATGAATCTTTGTctaagaaagagagggaaagaaacgGATGAAGGGGCATGGGAAGGAAatggagagggaaagagaagaaaagaaaggaaaggaacacCCATTCTTTTCCCTCtcaatctcttcattttttaaggaattgaaattacattaaaaaattctttcctttcccattttctttccattcctttctctccatctccctccatccaaacagggtaTTAAAGATATTGAATCCACCAGACATTACTTCAAGCAAAGATTGAACAATGCAATTGTCCTTAAGCTTGCAGCACTGTCATCTTTTGGTGTCATTGTCAAATCTAAGACAAAGAACAATAAAAGTTGAAATCTGGAATTCGGCAAAAGACTTGAAATTTTCTTGCTTGGCAACCAAACAGGCCTCAATTGAGTAACCGAACTTCCCTACCAAACAATTAATGTCCATTCTAGAGAAGGCCAAATATTTACACAGCTTATTGTTGTTGTGATTCCAGCTCATAAGAACCACAGGCTATACTAAATAATTCCTGTAAAGAGAGACCTTATTGCTAAGAACATATTTAACCATGTGAGTCGACAAGGAAAGTCGTGGTATCATATTCTCAGCTTATTAGTCTCAACTTCTAACTTATGACCACAGCAGATGGTCCTGGttgtattttaaattttgagtgcAAGTTTAGATGTAGTATAGCAAATGTATCCCCTAAGGAGTTTGCAAGACAGACAGTGACTTTCGAACTGAATGAAAATCTCGTTTCTGTTTTTCTTCGCCATTGCCCAATAGGACCAAACTGGTGCAGGAAGGTTGTCTGCACCTGCACAACAaagcgaaaaagaaaaaagagtgcGACATAGATTGCCGAAACCTccacattcttttgtttcttcttcagtTTAAGCAAAGGTAAGAATTTAAGGCTAATGCTGAATGAATTCAGAAGCAAGGTTAAATATCCTCTTTTACAACTATCCAATTATAACTAGGAAATTGACCACGGTTCGTTTAAAACATTCACTATGAAAGAGCCAAGATGAAGTAACACTACAAAAGATATAGACTCACTTGCAGAACCGAAGATATAGACTCACTTGCAGAACCGCACAAGTCAGAGACTATTTTGTACTGCAACCTATGAGGTCAGGACCATTTTGCAACAACTTATTCTCATAATATCCAACGACATAGAAGGTAAGATctacaaaaaaaagagaacttgGATTGTCCTGCTGTGACATTTTGAACAGGCTTCTTTTCTGCTTTTCCATAAAATTTATGCAAAAAGCCGGTAACTGTTCCatcagaaaaatacaaaaaggaagGCACGATTTCTGCCATTGGACCATGTGGAATACATGCAGAACCAGATTCCCGAACTAATGAACGAAAACTGATTAGTTGCATGATTGGATCAATGCTTCTGCAACATCATCATTGGTCGACAAAGAAAATGCAGGGTCCCATAGACTAGCTGCTTTGGGGAAGCAGCCCCTTGATCGAAATAAAGCAAGACGCCTTGACTCAAATAAAGCAAGACGGCTGATCGGACTCTACCTCACCTGACCTTGCTTAGTTACAATTCGTTCATGAGACTGGCTATACTGGCAGCAAAATGAGCCCATGAGAAAGGATGGACAAAACATATTTACCAATAAGTTTTCAAATAAGCTGAAGCCAAAACTTGATAAGCAGTTCGGACACAAAACTGTGGCATTCTCACTAAGAGAGGGTACATGACGTGATAGAGATTTTTTAACAAACCAAACTCATTATTTTGACAAGATTCATCACCCCAAGCCGCATCTCCtgaatttcaatttcttcagtTCTAAGGATCCACAAGCttatgccaaaagaaaacgaTGTTCAACATTTACATGCCAGTTACAAACagtatatttcattttttgacgATATACTTTCCCAACAAAAGAAAGCCAATCTACACGATCGTGAAGCAACCTCTCATGATCCTGATCTACAGCCAGAAAACAGGGCTTCAGAATTGTTCATGCACACCGCAGGTCACTTAAGTAGCTACAAAACTTCCAGAAAGGGAGATGCTGCCAGAAAATAGCCTTCATTCCAAAGCCATTTGCTATCTCATGCATTCAAGCCCTTTGACTGACCTGCAACGCTACAAGCTGCAGACCCCACAGCATTCACTTGTAAAAGCATAGGCCTGCCAACTAAAATATTGTTGGAAGACTGAACTTCATAACGCCATTGTTCCTGAGTTCATTACCTTTTTCAGTACCATGCCTAAGAAGAATATAAGCTTGAGAATATACATGTCCGGTCTTCGTATTTAAATCCAACTTTCCCAAAAAATTGGGTGGCTATTAACTGATATTACCACCAGTGGAACGTAAGCAGCTGCCTGGTAAAAGGAACCTGAATCTGACAGCATTCTTTATCAGATAGGAAGGAAGATTAACAGCAGAAAACGATCTTGGCACTGGACCCAACTTCTTAATCAGCTCCCTGAAAGAATACTCTTCAGGGATCATATCAAACAGATCATTCCCCTCACAAATGATTTTCTGTATCCTCTCATAATTCAAGTAGTGTGAATACTTAACACGATCGGCATGGCTGTACCCATTCATCTTTAACACAAAATCATTGATATGACGAAAACAGAAACTACAGTGCCAACCAGAATCCGCAAAAAGTGCATCTGATTGTCGAGAGTGCCGGTAACGTGTTCGTTCATGGTAGACATGAACAGAAGCTCTCCAGCTGTTTGAATCTACAGGAAATTCAAATGAATAGAGATAGTTCCTTAACTCAAGGTGGACAACCGGTGGTATGCCATCACACCATCTAAGCAAATTGATGGTGTGAAAGCTGGGGATTTCATCTGCATCTGACATAATGAGCAGGTCTCCAGGTAATATACCAGAGCGCCTCAAGAGCACATTGACAGACGCACGATGCAAGGCTTCAGTTTCAAA comes from the Nymphaea colorata isolate Beijing-Zhang1983 chromosome 14, ASM883128v2, whole genome shotgun sequence genome and includes:
- the LOC116267802 gene encoding uncharacterized protein LOC116267802; its protein translation is MKLSSVRTVAKRNKPKFLLLLISTIVISTSTVEIYLHCQKISYLLRPFWDSPPRPFNYIPHYYAENVSITELCYLHGWSARSDPRRVFDAVIFSNELDLLEIRMQELLPLVTKFVILESNVTFTGLPKPLFFNQNRARFNFIESNVIYGTFVNHEMPSRSPFETEALHRASVNVLLRRSGILPGDLLIMSDADEIPSFHTINLLRWCDGIPPVVHLELRNYLYSFEFPVDSNSWRASVHVYHERTRYRHSRQSDALFADSGWHCSFCFRHINDFVLKMNGYSHADRVKYSHYLNYERIQKIICEGNDLFDMIPEEYSFRELIKKLGPVPRSFSAVNLPSYLIKNAVRFRFLLPGSCLRSTGGNIS